One Bemisia tabaci chromosome 7, PGI_BMITA_v3 DNA window includes the following coding sequences:
- the Bulli gene encoding regulator of MON1-CCZ1 complex has protein sequence MAESSDPPPYYLELSDKPLRFETISKTTAVFVDEKNLQVTTVYTGEVTEFVVHSFLPSHCLKFQTNDDACVLYMKFSPDMKFLAIQQTEQIVKFLKFVDGKPANTFTQPCKKTHANILGLQWISDSEIVFVTDQSVEFYQVDPVKLNVKALQSLNISINWYVYCPVSMMMLVSSGPCGNTMQPLVFKAGNIIKLSKFEIEIPATKQKKLLFQQRDVALAMLYKQQRILVMSHNSRDSPNHSGASVLVYTISYKPNKTTEIKKTHVLSLGRSGSFALNVVDNLVVVHHQASMTSLIFDIMMTSDEICKPIGTGLSIKPFTKTDTGQQHKWELYSETWIMLQPNIIMDVKLGCLWYLNLCVDSFVQLIPDKSDLVRFLLRRSQSKDIILSVMHDLVLDGNFNLKVIAEIFDFINGAFCKHCEGTLNSQIGQPVQLLPSPTSSEASAQETCINSIDVYKSVLSSLVNHVQNLAPCPKLKRWKKYVVWVLLEYIRSLTDHAKPIQYFLFELIINFLVQNKEYSQLYLLLQYNVMADSKPLACLLLSLENIVPSAHQLALDMLHRKGAIDEITEVLLSKQQVVPALRYISSCTNTVQISGRKFLEAAEQCNDPKLHHSIQTWFQEKNAKKNESPVNKDLLVYEVTKEF, from the exons ATGGCAGAATCAAGTGATCCTCCGCCGTATTATTTGGAGCTTTCAGACAAACCTCTCAGATTTGAAACTATTAGTAAGACTACGGCGGTATTCGTAGACGAGAAAAATCTACAG GTGACAACTGTTTACACAGGAGAGGTTACCGAATTTGTTGTGCACAGCTTTTTGCCCAGTCATTGTTTGAAGTTCCAAACCAATGATGATGCCTGTGTACTGTATATGAAGTTCTCTCCAGATATGAAGTTTTTGGCTATCCAACAAACGGAGCAAATAGTG aaatttttgaaatttgtggaTGGGAAACCAGCAAATACTTTTACGCAGCCATGTAAAAAGACACATGCCAACATCTTAGGACTACAGTGGATTTCTGACTCTGAAATAGTTTTTGTAACTGATCAATCCGTTGAATTCTATCAG GTGGACCCTGTCAAATTGAATGTGAAAGCCTTACAGTCTCTAAATATCAGTATCAATTGGTATGTTTATTGTCCAGTCTCTATGATGATGTTGGTGTCCTCTGGTCCTTGTGGTAACACGATGCAGCCTTTAGTTTTTAAAGCAGGAAATATCATCAAACTGAGTAAATTTGAAA tTGAAATTCCTGCAACCAAACAGAAGAAATTATTATTTCAGCAGAGAGATGTTGCTTTAGCCATGTTGTACAAACAGCAAAGGATCTTAGTGATGTCGCACAATTCTCGTGACTCTCCAAATCACTCAGGTGCTAGTGTTCTTGTTTACACAATATCCTACAAACCAAACAA GacgactgaaataaaaaaaacccatgtCTTGTCACTTGGTAGATCTGGTTCGTTTGCACTAAATGTTGTCGATAATTTGGTGGTGGTCCATCATCAAGCCTCTATG aCATCTTTAATCTTTGATATAATGATGACCTCTGATGAAATTTGCAAACCTATTGGCACCGGTCTATCAATCAAACCTTTCACAAAAACTGACACTGGACAACAGCACAAGTGGGAGCTCT ATTCAGAAACATGGATTATGTTACAGCCAAACATAATAATGGACGTTAAATTGGGGTGCTTATG GTATCTTAATTTATGTGTGGATTCTTTTGTACAACTCATTCCTGACAAAAGTGATTTAGTCAGATTTCTACTTCGTCGATCTCAGTCCAAGGATATCATCCTTTCT GTGATGCACGACTTAGTTCTTGAtggtaattttaatttgaaagtaatagcagaaatttttgactttatcAATGGTGCGTTTTGCAAGCACTGCGAAGGAACACTTAACAGTCAAATAGGCCAGCCTGTCCAGCTTTTACCTAGTCCCACCTCATCAGAGGCCTCAGCTCAAGAGACTTGTATAAACTCAATCGATGTGTACAAGAGTGTATTGTCGAGTTTAGTAAATCATGTCCAAAACCTGGCGCCTTGCCCAAAGCTGAAGC GGTGGAAAAAGTATGTAGTATGGGTCCTTTTAGAGTACATTCGATCGCTTACAGATCATGCAAAACCAATTCAGTACTTCTTATTTGAACTCATCATCAATTTCCTAGTCCAAAATAAAGAGTACTCTCAGCTTTATTTGCTTCTCCAATATAATGTAATGGCTGATTCGAAACCCTTG GCCTGCCTATTGTTATCTCTTGAGAACATTGTACCGTCGGCCCATCAATTGGCCCTAGACATGTTGCATCGTAAAGGAGCAATTGATGAAATAACTGAAGTTCTTCTGTCTAAGCAGCAAGTGGTCCCAGCTTTAAG GTATATTAGCTCTTGCACCAATACTGTGCAAATCTCGGGACGAAAATTTTTAGAAGCAGCCGAGCAGTGCAACGATCCAAAATTACATCATTCGATTCAAACCtggtttcaagaaaaaaatgccaAGAAAAATGAATCACCTGTGAACAAAG aTCTTCTAGTGTATGAAGTGACCAAAGAATTCTAG
- the GABPI gene encoding uncharacterized protein GABPI codes for MPCFTGYKRILFDSVLSSILTPVLILFAAHGLISSVVIFSTISLCLYYTTCVVNRLNRTVPFFFIWFITSIIYILINFEFVVSPLLLTDSSENFLFLSLISLALYCLIYSKFLSSQICQSSPCTKSNCSALLPGENIDTESASRKWSSLTPDPCPFFGMLPFCKTTRCYFCKALTFSKQQYCQWLDCHISSKNFDFYIIGLSLLACGLFFYTYLIIISACHYHLLFSIAGIDIYFPDDCSDVYYDLSVAFCFASGIYSLLLTCITVYTLVKDFLFLIKSAPSTANRLTGLSNRLNLSDADLSQSLVDL; via the exons ATGCCGTGCTTCACCGGGTACAAACGAATATTGTTCGACTCAGTTCTTTCTAGCATTTTAACTCCGGTTTTAATACTTTTTGCTGCACACGGTCTGATCTCTTCAGTGGTAATTTTCTCGACCATATCTTTGTGCCTCTATTACACCACTTGTGTTGTTAATAGACTGAATAGGACAGTaccatttttcttcatttggtTCATTACGTCTATCATTTACATTCtaatcaattttgaatttgttgttAGTCCTTTACTTTTGACAGATTCCAGCGAGAATTTTTTATTCCTATCACTGATATCTTTAGCCCTTTACTGTCTTATTTATTCCAAGTTTTTAAGCTCTCAAATATGTCAGTCTTCTCCTTGCACCAAAAGTAATTGCAGTGCTCTTCTTCCTGGGGAAAACATCGATACAGAAAGTGCAAGTCGGAAATGGTCCAGTTTGACACCTGATCCGTGTCCATTTTTTGGCATGCTACCTTTCTGCAAAACAACACGCTGTTATTTCTGCAAAGCTTTAACGTTTTCAAAACAACAGTACTGTCAATG gCTTGACTGTCATATCAGCTCTAAGAATTTTGACTTCTATATCATAGGTCTCAGTTTGCTGGCATGTGGACTGTTTTTCTATACGTACCTCATCATCATTTCTGCTTGTCATTATCACCTGTTATTCTCGATAGCTGGGATTGATATCTATTTTCCAGATGATTGCAGTGATGTCTATTATGATTTGTC ggttGCATTTTGTTTTGCTAGTGGCATATATTCTTTACTCTTAACATGCATCACAGTTTATACCCTTGTGAAGGACTTCTTATTCCTCATCAAGTCTGCGCCTTCCACAGCAAACAGACTTACAG GTTTAAGTAACAGACTGAATCTTTCGGATGCTGATCTAAGTCAAAGTCTTGTTGACCTATAG
- the LOC109042711 gene encoding uncharacterized protein, with protein MMVTADKIRTDDLNVGKDLHLEEFSDVRTLKVSEFHHEELECEQGNRNFIEVLIRKTPGKIESNNRGVNTDFNCDTKNTREDVQLSEGEYKIMNRVWIQWMKFVQQKKNNSNQTLENETHLDYAEQGTNMTTSKEEGEPRIPLYDYDASSICESRQKVEALEDEMCDEDEENCANEYFFMLFEQKRANFTLRRFFRKWKNWTLQKRELEHLQAERQQREEKIRKYIELIATKQKTVSEVKSKPSPSLESSFLTDMSDFSDSGSKVSASSKSTNYGEKYKHRFQAQKSIIASQKSKIEDQNKIIEDLKSLQLRLEAEMSQRESSQNLKATLQNFDPRHKSKSAFVQRALSSDSGYRSIDHTSDNNSVEHDNSEEHTEKKSVASEMVRRMEKRNAERKLKMQAAQERRRQLEEEKLRKAIEEEEMKQRREIEAKQKKIEEIREKQRLERERAEEQIREREIFHQNCQIAEESNRRRLLTKGLRKLHYNVLTIKRDSFIADDSYKMKLKQRCFRTWRRNVKQTVAMKITEAELFYDQCLKRKAFQQIFEIYKDYIQKSQAADDMYDMKVQSKYFKRWYDISCQAYLKMQEKMKVAANFHDRRIVRSNFNQWKKLPKIMFEERGREKRLRALRERVQELIPDYCPVPFENED; from the exons ATGATGGTAACAGCTGATAAAATACGAACTGACGACTTAAATGTTGGAAAAGATCTACATCTAGAGGAGTTTTCTGATGTGCGAACGCTGAAAGTTTCAGAGTTCCACCACGAGGAACTTGAATGCGAACAGGGTAATAGAAACTTTATTGAGGTTTTAATTAGAAAAACACCTGGAAAAATTGAATCTAACAATAGAGGTGTAAATACTGATTTCAATTGTGACACAAAAAATACACGTGAAGATGTACAGCTATCTGAAGGAGAATACAAAATAATGAACAGAGTTTGGATCCAGTGGATGAAGTTcgttcagcaaaaaaaaaataattccaatCAAACTCTAGAAAATGAGACACACCTTGATTACGCAGAGCAAGGCACTAACATGACTACTTCTAAAGAAGAAGGAGAACCTAGAATTCCATTATATGATTATGATGCAAGCTCAATTTGTGAAAGTAGACAAAAAGTTGAGGCTTTAGAAGATGAGATGTGTGATGAGGATGAGGAGAACTGCgcgaatgaatattttttcatgctATTTGAGCAAAAACGTGCTAATTTTACTTTGCgcagatttttcagaaaatggaaaaattggacACTACAAAAACGCGAACTGGAACACCTGCAAGCTGAAAGGCAACaacgagaggaaaaaatcaggaagtaCATAGAGCTGATTGCAACGAAACAAAAAACAGTTAGCGAAGTGAAGTCCAAGCCTAGTCCTAGTTTGGAAAGCAGTTTTCTTACAGACATGTCTGATTTCTCAGACAGTGGTTCAAAAGTTTCAGCATCcagtaaaagcacaaattaTGGAGAAAAATACAAACACCGGTTCCAAGCGCAGAAATCCATCATAGCATCACAAAAGTCCAAAATTGAAGACCAGAATAAAATTATCGAGGATCTAAAATCCCTGCAACTGAGGCTAGAGGCTGAAATGTCCCAGCGAGAATCTAGTCAGAACCTTAAAGCCACTTTACAGAATTTTGATCCACGCCACAAAAGTAAAAGTGCATTTGTACAAAGGGCGTTAAGTTCTGACAGTGGTTATAGAAGCATTGATCACACAAGCGACAACAATTCTGTAGAACATGACAACTCGGAAGAACATACAGAGAAAAAATCTGTGGCTTCAGAAATGGTGCGAAGAATGGAGAAGCGAAATGCTGAGCGGAAACTGAAAATGCAGGCAGCACAGGAGCGTAGGAGGCAACTAGAGGAGGAAAAGTTACGCAAGGCGATTGAAGAGGAGGAGATGAAACAGAGGCGAGAAATAGAggcaaaacaaaagaaaattgaagaaataagAGAAAAACAGCGGCTCGAAAGGGAGAGGGCAGAGGAGCAAATCAGAGAGCGGGAGATCTTCCACCAGAACTGTCAGATTGCGGAGGAGTCCAATAGGAGGAGACTTTTGACCAAGGGTCTCCGCAAACTCCACTACAATGTGCTCACCATAAAACGAGATTCATTCATTGCTGATGATAGctacaaaatgaaattaaagcAAAGATGTTTCCGCACTTGGAGGCGCAATGTTAAACAAACTGTTGctatgaaaattactgaagcaGAGCTGTTTTATGATCAATGTTTAAAACGAAAAgcttttcaacaaatttttgaG ATCTATAAAGACTACATTCAGAAGTCACAAGCAGCAGATGATATGTATGACATGAAAGTTCAGAGTAAATATTTCAAACGATGGTACGACATTTCATGCCAGGCTTATTTGAAGATGCAAGAGAAGATGAAAGTAGCAGCCAACTTCCATGACAG GCGTATTGTGAGAAGCAACTTTAATCAATGGAAAAAGCTTCCGAAAATTATGTTTGAGGAGCGCGGTCGTGAGAAACGACTCCGAGCACTACGAGAGCGTGTTCAAGAGCTCATTCCGGATTATTGTCCAGTGCCATTTGAAAATGAAGACTAA